The Anguilla rostrata isolate EN2019 chromosome 2, ASM1855537v3, whole genome shotgun sequence genome contains the following window.
TCAACTGCCCAACGCTAGGCCCCGCATTTTTGGGCTTGCTTGCCGCTTTCTTCTTGGGAGCCTTAGCCGGAGCGGCGgcggctggagctggagcaacTTCCGACATAATTCTTCAGTCAGATTTTCTCTAATCACGTTTGCAGTACGTAATACAATACCCTTTCGCTGTTCCCGCACAGGGGGCTGGACTTAAATGCTACATGAGGACCATGTAGACTCAACCAGCCCGGTGCAGCGTCTCGGTTCCTGAGAATTCGGTTCACTTGTGTTTTCTCTGCGTCaatattgataaaataaaacactgtacaGTACTTTTACTAGCAAAAAACGCAGGTAAACTTCAACAAAAGTCCTTCTGCCTACAAATTAACTTCTGTGCCCTGAACAGTGTGGCCGCATTTTCTCCAGCCTGTCCAAAACATCGACACTGGTCACAGACAAGTACCTGTCAAAAGTGCTTCTCCCACACGATTCGTCTTTTAAAACCATCAAACATATCACACACGTTAAAAGTGTTCGTTCATTATTCACAGAAGCCCCGTGTGGAAACGGGAAAGGCTGAAAGACTCATGCAATACCGAAGTGAAGCGGTTGTGCAGGACTTCTAGTTCTGGCAGTAAAGCACAACGCAAGTCTTCGCTGAGATTCATCACCGTTACACATCAACGTTTGCTGAACCAGCCATTAtggtttataaaaaataaataaaataaaataaaaaacattgtttagCTTATTATACCGAGACTAATGTATTTTCTCTATTGTCATTAATATACTGCTATGTAAATTAATCCGCGTTTTCATGTAACTTCTTTCGGACGTGCCCATGCAGTGCCTAAATGTACGCTCTTCAGACGCCTGATATCCCTATGGGTGATCACATTTTAGGTCATAAAACGTGTGAAACCTTCCCCTTGCATCCATAAAATTAGAAGAAATTGGTCGcctttgggggggtgggggggtaattGTCAAAATTTAAATAGTGAAAACGAAAGTAATAAAATCTAAAAGATGATTATTTtgtgagcaaaaaaacaaaaaaacaaacaagacaaatCAGTCCTTGCAGAAATCATAAACTTAAATAAAAGGCTGAAGTTTGAGTTGGAACTGCTGGATTTCTATCCAACCAATTTTTTTAGGATATTGAAAGCATTTACTATAGTTCCATCATTTGGATTTTGTGCTGTAAGAGATaagaacacaatgcaggtttatttttcatttgcctTGGGTGGGATTCAATCGATATTTGTCCAACTTTGACTGGCAATGAAAAGCAagaatttctttctcttttgttcACCTtttggcgacatagctcaggaggtaagaccaattgtctggcactcggagggttgccggttcaaaccccgccctgggcatgtcgaagtgtccttgagcaagacacctaacccctaacccccaactgctctggcgaatgagaggcatcaattgtaaagcgctttggataaaagcactatataaatgcagtccatttaccatccatttaccattttgtcAATACAGGCTTTACAcctagttttcatttttacaatacaTATTGCCATTCAATGAAATTCTTTGAGTTGTTTCGGTATGTTGTCCATAACACATCCATATTTGATAACATTAAGATTAATATTAATACTGAAaccaagtcatttttaaaaaatcttttgcaATCCAGTAATATGTGATTTATTGTTTCTTGCTCAGTGCACTCAGACAGTCAGTGGTTTTAACAAAACAGTGGTTTTAtttatcccccccacccccacagccatGGCATGGTGAGTTCAGCAATTGCTTCAACTAATTGACCAGTCTGATTTGTGAAGTAAAGGAGTCATGtgtgtgtcatttaaaaaaaattaaaacaaatgttgattgagcACAGGCTTTTCTCTTTGCACTCTTCATTTTACACTAGTGGGTTAGTTTCAATAActattttcagcatttaagtAATTGCCTGTTTTCAGCTGTAGGTCTCAGtttacaaatgctaaataaccAGTTTGCCACAGCACATTACCAAAAACAGATTTTGTCACCTGGAAGTTTTCAGTGAAATTCCTTACAAGAATATAGAATATTCATACTTTTGATTATAAAGGTTTGATGTGTGACATCAGGAGGGTAAATGATTATCTAATTGTGATAAACAATTTGTCAAAGCCAGCAATCACTGGAAAATGCCAGTTGCTtaaattttgagatgcaatataTTTAAACTGGTTCTTAACTAAAACTATGCATTTAATAATAAGTACAATAATATACAAAGGTTCAGGCGCCTCTTGTCAAATTGCgatgaatattgaatatttaagtGAAACGTTACCACAAACACTGGAGGCCACCGCCCAGCCCCCACAGATATCAGCACAGCACAATCTTTGGtcattttttaatcagaaaCCGCAGACCCACACCATAGCACCGTGTCCTTATGTATTTTAGGATTGGAACGGTTTACTTTATGGTTTCATATTCTAGGCTGGCATAAATTCATTTGCTTGTGCCGCTTTCTTGAGGTAGTCACGAATCTAAGGTTACACAGCATACTGCAGCACGGTTTCTCAAAGCTCCGTTGGGTGCACTTGGTTCTGCTGTATTGTTAAATCTCCCTAAAATAGGTCGATTGTCCTATTAACTAAAGCTGGACTTCAATATAGAATTTCGGACGCAAGCATCTGCGCACGTCCACATCAAAGGATTGGGAGAACAGACTTGACGGCATATGCATGCAACTCCGCCGGCTGAGTTACAAAATAAGTTCGGCTCCACACTGAACATCAATGAAAGTATTTTTGCCTCCCGTGAGAGTGTgggtggctcttaaaagagcctttgggtTAAGATTCGTTGCACGTCAGTTTACTTTGAGCTGGTATACTTTGTAACGGCCTTGGTGCCCTCAGACACTGCGTGTTTGGCCAGCTCTCCTGGCAACAGAAGGCGCACGGCAGTTTGAATCTCCCTTGAAGTGATAGTAGAACGCTTGTTGTAGTGAGCCAGACGGGAAGACTCACCAGCAATGCGCTCAAAAATATCATTAACAAAGGAGTTCATGATGCCCATGGCCTTTGATGAAATGCCAGTATCAGGATGCACTTGCTTCAAGACCTTGTACACGTAGATAGCGTAGCTCTCCTTCCTGGACTTTCTGCGCTTCTTTCCTCCCTTCCCAGCGGTCTTGGTGACAGCTTTCTTGGAGCCCTTCTTGGGCGCGGATTTCGCTGGCTCAGGCATTCTTGTAAATTCAGAAACGAAGTGATACCGGCTAATCCGTTCTCCTTGCATATAAACGGTCCGTATGCAAATATTCAGACCTGGTTTAAGATGACGTCAGACCAATTCTCATTGGAGGCCGCTTGTACTGCAACTGTTGTTGGCTgatttttcaaattctattggCGGAAATTCGCGGGCTTTAAAACCAAGTTTTACAcaaaggatttttttcattctccCGCATTTTTCTAGTAATCGCACAGAGAGCAAAAAATCAGTGGCAATCGGTTACATTCTAAACCAAGTCAATTTTTATCtccatttttacattacagttattttAACACACATCACTTGCTTCTAACGTTGTCTGAAGAAAGCGTTAACACGTTTGCAATCTGGCATTCGTCCTGTCGAAACAATACCCATATGCCTATATATAAATGGAGACATTGTCTAAACGTTGGAGATACCTTGTAGAATACAGCTTTAAGCCCAAGTGAAAACACGTTGGCAattatatgtgtgagtgtgctatatatatatatatatatatatatatatatatatatatatttaatgtccatatatttcattgtaaatagtttttttttttctgtaatgttgTACAGAGCCATTAAATGTCTTGTCTTTTCGCCTCAGGTCATGTTAGCTTTTGAGGGCTTTTATATAACTTTACTGATTTTAGCTTTTGACACTGCTGATCACAGTGTCCTTCTTTGACTACCTCGGGTcgtgggtggggtggagggatCTGGATGTGTGTCCTCAGGATCAGCCTCAAAATCCTTACTAACAATACTAGACATGATTCAGACTCAAGCAGTGAGAATGTCTTGTGCAGCAGTTAAAAATACATCAGTGCCACCCTTGAAAGTGGAGATGCTATGGAGGCGATAAGATTCAAGATTCAATACTTTAATGCCGTACAACTTTGTTGTTAGGAATTTGCCTCGGTGTGCTCATGACAGAACAACAAACAATCACAGCCAAACAGTCAAGACACAtaataagaaaagaaacacgTAACACATAACCCCCACCCCATAGAGCATTACATAGATCCGTGGATGTAAGAGTTTAACAGTCCAAGAGGAAAGTCCAGtgcaaaatatgaataaagTGACGGTTGCTTTAAAACAGGGTGCAAAGAAACGTGGTTAATATGTAGGGTTTAGGGCCTGTTAAGTGAGGCAATTGTTAGCAGAAAAATACGTTTGGGAAAAGAGGGCATAACCGTCAGACCACACTCCAGCCCAGTAGGTGGCGTTAATGAACCAAAATATTGGTTTATTAACCGCCATTAAACagagaagaacaagaagaagctTTAAGAAACATGCGAATGGCGTCATTCGGTGCCGAGAATTAGTGCATTAAGTTAAACAAACGGTGTAGCCCAACTGAAGTAAAGTCAGCATTAATAAGGGTAAGTTGTTCTCCTCCTATAAATATCGATGCTTTATCAGTTCTATTAGTTTTATTTACCAGGAAGCTTTTCTCGGCGTTTGCACAAGTGTGGCAATGGCTGCAAAATAAACGTGATTGTAGAATTCATTTTCGAGTTTGCTACCCTTTCGATTGTCTGATTTCGATCGGCGTCTGTATGGTTCTTTTTAGTCATAATGTCCAATgcaatttgaattcatttttagcGAAGTAGCCACATTATGAGTATCCCGGTCATTGCGTGTGAACTAAACAGTGCTGTGATGTgatttggtgaaaaaaaaaatgccagagAACCTGTAACTGATAGAACATAATAAAACAAGCGGAGATTAGAAACTAATTAAATTGGGGCAGTTCAGCATGTTGTCAACAACCGAGTTTGCACGggattaaaatatatttcatgtgcaaatgaaaatttataaaataaccCAAACCCGATAAATCTTTATATTGATCATCGTTGCTACATTGGGTAGCCTGTACAGACCGAGTTATGAGGTCCGTGAGATTAGGTGGCCTTTTTTTGTGAGTAGATTTTTGGATGATATAAACTGCTTTACAGTATTATAGATGCCAGTTTTGAGAGTTtcatgcattgtggtggtcggattatttttaagaatgttgtattgtgtgttgtcagtgattacatttaaatgtgttcagttttAGGGGTTTATGTTACTGTGACACTCCCAATTCATGCGGTGGCACAGCACCATGGCTTATTATTGGCAAAAACCCTGAAGCCTGCATAATTATGGCATAATATCTTAAtagaatataatttttattaatttgactGAATGACTAGCTAGATTGTTCAAAGCTGCAAACGGCACAAATAACCTGTTCAAGAGAAACCCAACGTGCAGCCCTCCCCACTCTCCCGTGGAGATGCAATCAGCGATCCCTGCAGGTCGTATTTGGCCGATCCAAACAGACAGACGATCGCCCAGCCCTGCCTTCGGGCTCATTCCTACTGCATAATTTACATCCCAGCATCCTTTGctcacatcctttccttgcTCATTTCCTTCACCTAACGGAGGACACAGAGGAAGGAGACATGGAAAGGACACcaagcgtcagtttgaagcaACGTGAATCACAGGCATTGCAGACGGGGAGAGGTGGAGCCACAGGTCGATCATTTGTACATCACGCGTTCCAAAAAGGGTATACTCATGTTTCCTACCTCAGGCATCCTCCAGGTGCCTCCTGCCTCCTTactccttcaaggagcatttaacaggtTCAAATGTTCTTAAAGATGGTGGACCTCGATTGATTTCAGTGTCAGACGAGGACCGAGGAGACAAGGACACATAagataagcgattggaatgagccccagGTATCACCCAGGGGAAAAGGATGGGTTCAACCCACCTCATAATGCTACAGCGCCCCCATGTGGTTTGTCAGGTATCTGTGGGACTGCAGACT
Protein-coding sequences here:
- the LOC135249343 gene encoding histone H2B-like, which codes for MPEPAKSAPKKGSKKAVTKTAGKGGKKRRKSRKESYAIYVYKVLKQVHPDTGISSKAMGIMNSFVNDIFERIAGESSRLAHYNKRSTITSREIQTAVRLLLPGELAKHAVSEGTKAVTKYTSSK